A window of Bacteroidales bacterium genomic DNA:
GGTGGGAGTAGTTACTTTATTCAGGTTCAGGCAACTGGCATCATCTGCCCCGTAACGCAAACACTGTAGTATTTCCGTATGGGGAGGTAACGTTGTAAGCGACAGTTTTTCTCTGCCGGCCTGGGTAGTCATGTTATGATAGATAGGAACGCTACTTTCGCACCAGAGCGAATATCCGCCCGTCCCGGTGCGTATTTGCGAACTGTCGGCAAACCCTTTCCGGTTCAGTCCGACAGAAAAGACGATAAAAACACCTGTAGCCAGAGCAAAGAAAGATAACATGGCTTGTTTTCTTCCAGCAAAGAGTGTGGCCCATACCATTTTTCCGGAACGAAAGCCACCAACACGGGTCAACCCGTTCCTGCATACGAGATAATCGCCCCATAAGGCAGCGGTTGCAAGCAGGATGATCCCTACGATCACAAAAAGGGTAACGGAACGTAAAATGAAAAAGTTGAGGATCATGATGAGTATGGCCATTATCCCGGAAAGGATCACCCATACTTTTTTCGTGCGGAGCGACAGCTTTATCCGTCCGGCATAATATGGCTTATCTTTCAGGGAACGTTTGATCGTAGTCCTGAGTATCCACAGGGATAATCCTATGCCGATAATAAATCCGGCCAGAAGGGTAACAAATCCGGGATAGACCGAGAACCCACCGGTTTGTGTGGCTCCTTTCCAGACGGTTCCGAGCAACCACATGATCAGCGCTGTGTACAGCAATCCGGCGATAATACCTGCAACGGACGAAACCAGTACGATGGGCGCAGACTCCGACCAAAGCATCCGGGTAATGCGTTTCCGGGTAAATCCGAGGGCTTTCAGCAGGTCGATCTCCTGTTTCCTTTTATAGAGCATTTCGGATAAGGGAACCATCATCAAAAGAATGGAGGAAACGATAATAAAGAATCCCAGTGCAAGGAAAAGGCTGGAAAAATCGACGCCATTCCGGGCTGCATACAACCCTGCTTCACGTGGGTAGACTGTTTGGATCCCGAACATGTCGGGATGAAGTCCTGAAAGATCGGGATATACATCCATAATGCGGATAGAGGTTGCATTTCCGTAGGCATTTCCCCAATCCCCGGCTACAGCCTCATAAGGAATAATGGCTTTAGGTGTACTGCGGTAATGTTCCCAGTATTCTTCATCTTCGGCGGTGATCAGGTCCATATCGATCGGCAGGTCGCTGTCCCAGTCTGTACATCGTTCCACATCGGAAAGGCCGGGGAAATCTGCGCTTAATGTACTGTCGTTCTGAAAATCGGCTAACGGTAGGATTTTCCACACGCGGAACTTTAATGTGTTGGTCGAAAGGGTTTTTAAATCTTCTGAAATAAAATAACTCACTTCAACGGTATCACCGGCTTTGACATGCAGTCGGTTTGCCGAATAATCCGGCAGGATGATCCCGTCCTTTGGTAAGGATTCGCCCTTGTAGGTATCCATTGCGGTTACAAAAGAATAAGGAATGGAAATGCCCTGTCGTCCTATGGAATTGGCCAGATAGGAGAATAAACGGTTGGTATTTTGATTGTTCCGGCTAATGGTTTCTACCACCTTTTCCTGCAGGAACACGCGGTCGGAAGTAATTTCTGTAAAGCCGTTTTTCCGGTTGACCGCCATGCCTGAATGACTGTAGTTCCACACATTTTCCAGTTCTCCGGCAGAAATATGACGACTGTCCAGTATCAGGTTTATTTTTCCTTCCGTTTCCAGGGTTTCGGCTAGTTCATCCTGATTCACGAAGATATTGAAGGGAATCACCTGTTCGTTTTTCATGCTGATATTCCCGCCTTCTTTTACATCGACAATTCTGTCGCAGGACAGGCGCAGACTCGTGGTATAGTTCTCCGTCACAAAAAGGGAACCCGACGGAACCATGCCCGTAGCAGGCAGGCGAAGTACAAGGTCTTCCGGAGCATTCACCAACAGTTCTCCGGCAAGTGCCGGATTAACCCGTGCGCTACCCCTGGGAACGGACATATCATCGACACCCCATACGAACACAGGAAGCAGTTTCCCGGAACGGGATACAAAACCATTGGTCAACAGAATACCCCTTGCAGAAGGTACCTTGAACAGCGGGGTGTTCAGAATTTCCTTGTCGATAAAGGAATTGCGGGAGAAAATAATGGTTTCTGTGTTTCCCAACCGTTCCGCCACGCGCCTGACAAGCGTCGCCCGCACGGAATCGCCCACAACCAGACTACCGGTAATAACAGCTACTGTAATAACTACGGCCAACGATACCAACCTGTAGTAACGGAAGAAAAACTTTCTATTTCTATTTTTTAAATTCAAAGTTCAAAAAGTTCAAGATTCAAGATTCAAGATTCAATGTTCCGGGTTCAAAGTCAACTTTGAACCCGGAACATTGAACTATTTATTTTAACATTCCTTCGTTGAGCATGAGAATCCGGTGTGCTGTGGCAGAGGTTTCATCGGAATGTGTCACCATAATGATCGTTGTACCGAGGCTTTTGTTGATATCCGAGAGCAGGAGGGCGATGTTTCGTGCATTTTCAGCATCCAACTGCCCGGTCGGTTCGTCGGCCAGAATTAACAGCGGCTTCATGATCAATGCCCGGCAGACGGCTGTCCGGCTTGCTTCACCTCCGGAAAGGGTGTCGGGATATTGATTTGAAAGGTTGGAGATATGCGTCAGTTCCATGAGGCGATGCGCATATTCCGTTTCTTCCTTGCCGGCCTGTGGTGCATATGCGAGTACGGGAAGCAGGATATTTTCCAATACTGTGTACTGGGGCATCAGGCGATGATCCTGAAAGACAAAGCCAATCTGTTTGTTACGAATAAATGAATGATCCGTACCTTTTCCGGTCATCTCCTTTCCGTCCAACAGGTAACTACCTTCGTCGGGTTGCAGTAATGTCCCCAGTATGGACAACAGGGTTGTCTTACCGGAACCGGAAGCGCCTTTAACAGCTACAAATTCCCCCTTTTCCACTTCCAGATTTATTCCGCGAAGCACATGGTTCAGACGATTTTCACCGTCACGGAAAGATTTTTTTATCTCTGATAATGTGATCATGTTTTCTAATTCAAAGTTCAAGATTCAAGATTCCGCATTTAAAATTTTGAATTTTGAATCCGGAATTTTGAATTCGAAATGTTAAGATTTGTATTTACTTCCCTTTAATTCAGATTGTTTTAAATAATTGATAAAGCCTCCAATAGCTTGTGATATTAGAATTGTCTTTTCTTTTAAACCTTTAAATTCTTCTTCAGTGATGTATTTAAAATCCAGTGCACGATACAACTGGGAACGTGTCTCTCCGCATGAGCCTTTCGCAATGTATAGGAACTGTACAAACTCTTTATTTCCGCTTCGTTCAAATCCTTCCGCAATATTATCCATGATTGAACCCGATGATGACTTAATCTGATCTTTTAACCGAAAATCTTTCGAGAATAAATCATAATTCGTGATTCGGAATATATCATTACAGAATTCCCGGCTTATTTGCCAGATATTCAATTCTTCGAAACTTTTCGCTGTACCCATGTTTTTTATTTAAAGTTCAAGATTTAAAATTCAAGATTCAAGATTACCTTCGGTGAACTTTTTGGTTTTCAGAGCTCCGTATTTAAATTTTGAATCTTGAATCCGGAATTTTGAATTATTTACGTTTTCCAAAACAAAACAATGTGCCTTTCGCTGTCAGGATAAAGAAATGATCTTTGATAACGGCTGGCGAACCGACGATCTGCTCCCCGGTGTCATATTCCCATTCCAGTTCTCCGGTAACGGCATCCAGAATAGAGACGATACCGGTTTTCGTACATACGATCAATTGATCATCACAGGCTACGGGCGAACTTTCTCCTACGTTTCCTTTCAGCATATACTTCCATTCCTGTTTCCCGTTTTTCCGGCTAATCGCATATAAGTGCCTGTCGCTCGAAAGTATGTACAGGAATTCGGGGGTAACAGCCGGAACGGATACAAAAGAAGTGTTATCATCCGTTGATTCTATGATCTTTTTCCAACGGGCAAATTTCCCGTCTTCCAGAATGAATTTGTATATATTTCCCGAATAGTCGCCTACATAACAATAATCCCCCATGATTGCCGGGGAAGCGGGAATGTATGCGTCCAACAGTAACGAATCGGTCCGGATACCGGTTTTGCAGTCGATAATGCGCAACCACGAGTCGCACCCACCGAAAATAACATGCCCTTTCCAGAGCGCAACAGCCCCGTTCAGATAATATCCCGACTCGAACCGGCTGATCTCATTCCCGTTGTTATAGTCGACACAATACAGGTAATTGTCGTAACTTCCGAAAATAACGGCTTTCCGGCCTTCAAAATCCACTATATTCGGGGACGCCGAAACCTGTCCCATGGTTTCGTAATTCCACAGGGTATCTTTACGGGCAAGCGAAATGGCCGTCATATTACCATCGATACGCCCGACATAGAGTACGGAATCATAGATCATGGGAGTAGCTTCAACAGCTGTTTCCAGATGGTATTCGAAAACCGGTTTGCCATTGATATCGACGCCCAGGATATGCCCTCTTTTATCACACCAGTAGGTGGTTCCCTTATCGACGACAGGGGAAGATACCGTACGGGCATCTCCCTTATAGGTCCATAACAGGGTCGGATTTTTAGGTAACCGGGTGGTTGTATAACCGCTGAGGGCTGCATCTCCCCTGAATAATGGCCAGTCCATATCTGTTTTTGAAGGACCGGAGTTTCCCCCGCAACCTGCAAGCAGAACCATCAGCCATATGTATATTATCTTTTTCATGCTGTAAAATTTAAAATTCCGTATTCAAGATTCAAGATTTTAAATTCGGAATTTTGAATCTTGAATTTTGAATGTCGAATCCGAACTCCGTTCGGTATATCGCGCCTGTTGGACAGAGTCCGGCCAGTTCTTCACTGATGTTTTCCCGGTTTTCTTCGGGTAAGATTACCTGCATGCCGAATCCACGGTCTTTAAAGGTGAATCCGTTATCGCTGTTATAGACACATATTCCGCAGCGGATGCATTTAGACTGCTCGAACCACATATCTCCTTTGATGTGCATTCTTTCCATGGCCGGTAACGCCGATGTTAAATCGTAACGGGACCGTTTTATTTTTTCATCTGTGGCATAAACGCGTAATTTACAGTCCGATCTTCCGGCACATGCGCAATGTAGACATCCGGAAGGGGTTACGGTTGTTGTTTTCAGGCGTTCTTTTTCCCTGATAGTAAACCTGCCGAGACGGGACTGGAAAATACTCTTGTCTGTCTTCTGCACGACTTTTTGTGTATCCGAAGCCGGGTTCGACGTTTCCATTCCTACCAGTTCCCTAATGATCGTGCGTATGGGTACAGCTTTGTCGACCGTTCCCCGTCGGCACGTTTTTTCGCAGGGTACTTTGCAGTTGTCGCAGGCAATTTCAGGTAGGGAAAAGGATTCCTCCAGTAAACTACGGGCTTCCTGATGGCGGCCGTTGTCATAGAAGGCCAGCATCCGTTCTATATCGAGCCCCTGGGGACAAACCATGGAACAGGGTGCTTCACAATCCGCACGGTGATCGCTCAGCAATAATTCCAGCGACAGGGTACGCACCAGCCGTATTTCTTCACTTTCCGTTTCTATACTCATACCTTCCGTGGGAATGGTGGTACAAGAAGGGATGACTTGTCCGGTGGCAGTGTTCTTGACGGCACAGACCATACAGGACGATTTATGTTTTGCCTCTTTGGCATAGCATAACGAAGGAATATCGTAACCTGCCCGGCGTGCCGTTTCTATCAGGGTTTCGCCGTTAAGGACTTCTATCGTATGGTTATTGATGGTGATGTTCATGTTTTAAATTCAAAGTTCAAATCCTGATTTTTCTTATTCATATCTTAAAAGCCTCGAAGAGGCTGAATATAAATAACCGTGGGTAGCAACCCGCGGAAAAGCCCGCAACAACAATGCAGCCCCTTAGGGGTTGAATAATATCTTTCATAAAAAATATTTTTCATCAATTATAACTCCGTGTTCGTTCAATAACTGACGGTATTCATCTTTGAAAGACACTTTTTTATGGTGTTTTTGTTGATTCCTTATATAATTAACAATCATTTCTTTTTCCTGAAAAGAATAAGTCAGCGCTGCATATCCGTCTGCCCATCCTTTGAAATACTCAAATCCTGTTTGTTGTTTCAGCCAAAGGGAGGTTGAGGTTTTAATATCCCTGATATAGTCCGCCAAAGCTATACTCGGATGTAAATCCGATAAAATATGAATATGCTCATCCATTCCATTGATTCGGTACAGGACACCGTTTTTTTGTTTTATGATGCCATGAATATATCGAAATAACAGTTCAATATTATCAAGGTTCAACGTCCTTTCACTGTTTTTTGTTCTGAAAACGATGTGGTATAAAATCTGACGATAACTTGACATAATATCCTATTTTTACTTATTCAACCCCTTCGGGGCTGAGTTTATATTTCGCATTTTCTTCCGTGGGCTACGTTCCTCACCCACGGTTATTAAAATTCTCCCCCTTCGGGGAAAAGGTTCAAAGTTCAAGATTTAAGATTCCAAATTTTAGATCCGGAACCTTAAATCTTGAACTTCCCGAACTCCGTTCGGGGGTTATCTTCCTTCGCATTCACAGATTAAATTGAATTCGTATCCGCCGGATGCTTTCTTTCTTACATTGCCGATAGCGGGATATTGTATGTGCATGCCTGCTATCGGTATTTTATTTTCCGAAACATATTTCAATATCTCCTGCCGGTATTTTACAGCCATTTGTGGATCAACATCATAGGTAACGGCGACCTGCGGATAAGACATCTGTATAGCCATAGCATGGGTGAGGTCACCCCAGATCAGGAGTTTGGAGCCGTCCGATTCAAGCAGGTAGCCGGTATGTCCCGGGGTATGACCGTATGCGGCAACGCTTTTGATACCTTTTATCAACTCCTGAGGTTTTTCAATCGTTCCGGGTTCAAACAGCTGCAGTTTATCTTTATACATCTCTATCACTTTACGGGCGTTGGCGGAATTTCCGGCTTTGTCGCTCATCCAGTAATCATGTTCGGGTCGGGGAATATAGAGCATAGCCTTGGGGAAACTCTTTTTCCCGTCGCGTAGCAACCCTCCTATATGATCGCCGTGCATATGGGTCAATATTACAATATCGACATCGTCTGCCGATCTTTTCAGTTTTTTCAGGTTGTCGAACAGGTTTCGCCCGTATCCCGCATCGAAAAGAATAGTTTTTTCGCCCGTTTCTACCAGAAAAACATTAGTAGCATTCGGAAATTTACCGTCAGGAACACATTCTTTCAACATTTCATCGGTAGCGCCGATAAGGATGCCGGTGTTACCCTGTCTCTGCCCTTCTGAAAGAAGCGAAACGGCATAAGAGCCGAAATCGAAAGTGATGACGTTTTGCTGTGCACTCAGATTACAGGAGAAAAGGAGAAGAAAAAAGATGAATTTAAGATTCAAGATTCCGGGTTCAAGATTCCGGATTCCGGATTTGAAATTTTGAACTCCTAAACCCAAAGGGTTCACCGAAGGAAACGGCTCAACGAAGTTAATCTTAAATCTTAAATTTTGAATTTTGAATTTTGAATTTGTTTTATTCATATCGCAAATATTTTAACTGGTAATTTTAACTCTGAATCTGTAATTCGGAATTTTGAATTTTCGAATCTTGAACTTCCATATTTTTCGGTACTTTTTTTATGGCATCGTAACTACATTCATCGATACATAAGCCGCATAATACGCATTTTTCAACATCGATGGAATGGACTTCATACGGTGTGTAAGGAATAGCGTCTACAGGACATGCTTTGGCACACTTGGTGCATCCGATACATTCATCGGTAACAACGAATTTTACCATTTCCTTGCAGGTGCCTGTTTTGCAGATGCCATTCACATGCTCTTCGTATTCTTCGCGGAAATATTTCAGTGTGGTGAGAACTGGGTTGGGGGCTGTTTTTCCCAATCCGCAAAGCGAGGCTTTTTTTACATTCAGGGCCAGTTCTTCAAGCTTTCCGATATCGGACATATCTGCTTTCCCGCTGCATATCTTATCCAAGATGTCGAGCATCCTGCGTATGCCTACCCGGCAGAAAGTACATTTCCCGCACGACTGGTCGCATGTGAAACTGAGGAAATAACGGGCCACATCCACCATGCAGTCGCTTTCGCTCAGTACAACGAGGCCACCCGAACCCATCATGGCGCCCATCTGGTTAAAAGCGTCAAAGTCAACCTGTACATCGCACAAATGTGCCGGGATACAACCTCCGGAAGGTCCACCGATCTGGACGGCTTTCAGTTTTTCGCCTCCTTCCACACCGCCGCCGATGTTTTCGATGATCTGATTCAATGTGATGCCCATGGGTACTTCGATCAGTCCGCCATGCCGGATCTTTCCCGCCAATGCAAATACTTTGGTTCCCTTGCTGCCTTCGGTTCCCACCATACTGTAATTGCCGGCTCCCCTGCTGACAATGTAAGGTATCTGGCTCAATGTTTCGACATTGTTTACCAGTGTGGGACATCCGTTCAGCCCTTCCACAGCCGGATAAGGCGGACGTTGCCTGGGGAATCCGCGTTCGCCTTCGATAGATGCGATCAGGGCGGTTTCCTCTCCACAAACGAATGCTCCCGCTCCTTCGAAGATGCTGATATCGAATGAGAAATTGCTTCCGGCGATGTTGTCGCCGATCAGGTTCTTTTCCCGGCAGATCTCAAGCGCTGTACGGATACGGGTTACGGCTAACGGATATTCCGCACGTATATAAAATATCCCTTTAGCGGCACCAACGGCATACCCGGCAATGATCATTCCTTCAATCACACGAAAAGGATATGATTCGAGCATCATACGGTCCATGAATGCCCCGGGGTCACCTTCATCACCGTTACAAATGACATATTTTATCTTTTTGTCAACACCGGCTACTATTTCCCATTTTTTACCTGTAGGGAATCCGCCGCCGCCGCGTCCACGGATACCGCTTTTCAAAATAGTCTGTACTACCTCGTCCTTTGTCCGGGTAAGGACATCCTTCAACGCTTCAAAACCTTTATAGGTAATATATTCGTCGATATTCAGAGGTGCCAGAAATCCATATCCTTCCGTTGATATATGCTTTTGTCCCGAAAGGAAACTATCAATGATCCCGGTTCGCTCGTGTTCGTTTTTCCAAATCACATTATCCCATGTGATATCGGTATGGAAGGTATCCACCTGATTGAGCAGATTGTTTTTCAGTCGTTTGAAATAACCTGCCGGCTTGAAATGATGATGTAATATTTCCTTGATTTCCGCGGCTTTTACATTAGGATAGCGGGTAATGTTCCCATCGGGCATGACAACATCGATCAGTGGCACTTTATTACAAACACCCACGCACCCTACCGGCTTAATATTGACGTCGATCCCCAACTGTCGGGAAGCCGTTTTCAACTCGCTATAAATATCGGATGAACCGCTGGCCATGCAACAGGAACCCATTCCCAGACGTATTTCCCCGGCGACATGCCGCAACTCCTGCCGGGCATCTTCCTTGTCCTTCTCTCCCTGTAGCGCAAGGAAGTCTTCGATCACTTCGTTGACTCTTCCGGGAAGTACATGCCCGTATATTTTTTCATCGATCTGCACAACGGGTGCCAGCGTACAGCATCCCAGACAGGCTATTTTCTCAACGGAAAAAAGTTCGTCCGGACTGGTTACACTACCTTCTTCTATCTTCAGTTCGCGGACAAATGCATCATATACGTTTCCAGCTCCTTTCACGTGGCAGGCTGTGCCGGTACATACTTTTACCAGATGCTTACCCAGTGGTATATGCCTGAACTGGGAATAAAAGGTGGAAACGCTGATCAGTTGCGCCCTGTCTATCTCAGTACGCTCATAGATACGTTCAATGGCTTCTGCAGGCAGATAACTAAATTCCTCCTGCAAAGCCTGCAACAGCGGGATGATGATATTACGCGATGTGCCAATACGGTCGATAATGGTATCGACTTTGCCTTTCATCGCCTCCCGGGCTTCGGTTATATTATGGTTACAAGACATATTTTTTATTCAAGGTTCAAGGTTCAAGGTTCAAAAATTCAAAGTTCCGGGTTCCGGGTTCAAGCTAACGTTGAACGTTGAACTCATTTGTTTCCTACACAATAAATACTCTTTTCAGTGCGCACCACCATCTTACCATCGGTAAAAGCAGGGGTGGCAAAGGTTTTTTCGCCTGTCTCGAACGAATCGAGCAGGTTAAAATCATTATCAGCCGAGAAAATATGCATCTTTCCGCTATTACTGAAAAGAAATACTTTCCCGTCGGCGATCATGGGTGAAGAGTAAAATTCCACGCCCAGATCATGTTCTTTGCGAAGTTCACCTGTTCCGGTATCGAAGGAGACGAACATCCCGTAGCTTGTTGCCAGGTAGAGGTTGTCTTTTGTCGCTACCGGGCTGGATACTTCGGGCAGGAATTCGGTACTTTCCCAGATCACGCTTCCGTCGGCAGCGTTAATGGCTACCAGTTTGGAGTACTCGCTGGCGCCGTATACCACGCCGTTGGCGCTGCATGCGCTGGCGCCGACCTCTCCCGTGAGGCATTCCACCCGCCAGAGTTGATCGCCGGTATTGGGGTTATAGGCTACAATGGCCGGAGTACCGGTTAAGACAAGCTGCGGGGTATTGTTCACATGGGCTATAACAGGAGAACTCCATGTCACCTTTTCCGACCGGACTTTATTCCAACGTTCTGCACCTGTGGCAATATCCAGGGCCATGATCCTCGGGGCGTTCTGGTTGTCGTATTGTACGATGACCATGTTATTAAAGATGTTCAGGGAAGAGGCATAACCATAGTGATTGTCGGGTACTCCCAGATTCTTTGCCCAAAGCCGGTTTCCGGCCATATCAGCACAAATGATATCGCCTGTCGCGAAAATGGCGCATACCTGTTTCCCGTTGGTAACTACCGTCGACGCCGCCAGTCCGGTATCATCGGTTGTCTTGGGAGCCTGGGCGGGTGAACCCGGTATATTCGTAGCGGCAAGCGTCCATAACCTTTCCCCGGTACTCAGGTCGTGACAGTAAAGTTCACGTGTCTGGTCGTCAGCTCCGGTAAAGAAGACTTTGTTGTCGTTGATCACGGGAGAATTATATCCATGACGCGGAATATCCTGTTTCCATAAGATATTGGCGCCGCTGCCCAGATCCCATTTAACGGGAATGCTTCTTGCGGAAGAAATCCCGTTCGAGTTATTCCCCCTGAAAGCATTATGGGTAACCCTTAATGCCGCCGGTTGTGAAGCTATCGGCTCTTTTACAGGCTCTGCAGCAGCTGTTGAGGAACTCGTTTCCGGTTCTGTCGTTTCCGTTGAAGTAACGATTTCTGCCGTTGGTTCTGCGGACGTTTCCGAATTCATCGTTTCTTCCGCAGGAGTGGTATCACCTGTTTCCGTTGGTTCCGGGGTATGCCCGGTTTCTGTTACTGCAATGACTTCGGATCCGGCATCCGGCTTTGTTCCTATTTCCCTAAGGTAAGGCGATGACATTACGATAAAGACTAAAGCGGCGACCGCAAGCCCGGAAACGCCCCAGACTATATACCTGCGTGCCTTGGATTTGATCGCCCATTCATCGATAGGGTCGATCTCCTTATCGGGAATATTTTTATAACCGGAATAGTAAAGACGGACACACACAATGAATACGACCAGCATTCCCAACAGGATGTAAATTCCTGATATCAGGCTGTCCCAACGCACAAAATAAGCTTTCCGGGAAAGGAGGTCTAATTGCCGTATCTGTTCCTGCAGGACAGGGTTATTGGCATTGGCATCGTTCAACTGTTTCAGGGTTTCCACTACTTCAGTCTGAAGAGGAGTGGTACCTCTTATCTGAAAATAATTGGTAATTAACATGATCGACAGGGTGACGATAAAAACGGCCGATACGATGGCGATATTTCTTAGAATGGCTCTTTTCATTTATTATAATTCAAAGTTCAAAAATTCAAAGTTCAAAGTTTTGAGTTCAAGATTCAAAGTTGGCTGGAGTGTGAACCGAGCTTGCGAGTTCATCAAAGATAAACCCGGAACGTTGAACTTTAAAATCCGGAACTTCTGTTTGTTGGTTGTTCTCCATTTTGTTTTCTACTTCAATTGTTTTATCTCGTTGTTATCGAGTAAAGATTTCATCTGAGCAATTGCGACCTTATTCAGTTGTTTCAATCTTTCTCCTTGTGATAGGTTTTGTTGAATCAGCAAAGCATTTACACTCTCCATGTTACTCAAAACGACTAATTGTTCTAATGTTGCATAATCTCTAATATTACCTTTCTTATCAGGATTTAAATCTCTCCATTCCTTAGCAGTCATTCCAAATAAAGCAACATTCAATAAATCAGCTTCATTTGCGTAAATAATACTGGTTTGTTGACTGGTTATTTCTTTAGGAATCAGGTTTTCTTTGATTGCATCAGTATGAATTTTATAATTTATTTTCGATATGGTGCGTTGTAAATTCCATTCCAAATGCAAGCGATTATTTTCATCGTCCTTTAATCGTTGGAATTCTTTTATCACATAGAGTTTAAACTCTATAGAAATCCAAGACGCGAATTCTAACGCAATATCTTTATGAGCGAATGTTCCTCCATATCTTCCTGATTTAGAGATGATTCCAATTGCATGGGTGCTTTCTATCCATTTTTTGGGTGTCATTACAAAACTGTTCAATCCTGCTTGTTTTCTAAACCCGTCGAATTCGACGGGTTTAAAATTTGGGTTATAAATTGTTTCCCAAAACCCCAAAAGCTCAATTGTATTTCGATTTCTCATCCAGTTTTTAATGATATCGTCTGTATGAGCCGCATCTTTATGACGAGCAATATCCGTCAGGGAAAAAAAATCTTTTTCCTTGTCTTCGTACAAGACAATATCAATGCCCTGAACAGATATTTTTTTATTTTTTGCCATGCCTAATTTGAGTTCATCTGATTTATTAAAAGCAATCCAATATTGTCAAAATTATCATGTAAAACTTTCT
This region includes:
- a CDS encoding PQQ-binding-like beta-propeller repeat protein, with amino-acid sequence MKKIIYIWLMVLLAGCGGNSGPSKTDMDWPLFRGDAALSGYTTTRLPKNPTLLWTYKGDARTVSSPVVDKGTTYWCDKRGHILGVDINGKPVFEYHLETAVEATPMIYDSVLYVGRIDGNMTAISLARKDTLWNYETMGQVSASPNIVDFEGRKAVIFGSYDNYLYCVDYNNGNEISRFESGYYLNGAVALWKGHVIFGGCDSWLRIIDCKTGIRTDSLLLDAYIPASPAIMGDYCYVGDYSGNIYKFILEDGKFARWKKIIESTDDNTSFVSVPAVTPEFLYILSSDRHLYAISRKNGKQEWKYMLKGNVGESSPVACDDQLIVCTKTGIVSILDAVTGELEWEYDTGEQIVGSPAVIKDHFFILTAKGTLFCFGKRK
- the tnpA gene encoding IS200/IS605 family transposase, with product MSSYRQILYHIVFRTKNSERTLNLDNIELLFRYIHGIIKQKNGVLYRINGMDEHIHILSDLHPSIALADYIRDIKTSTSLWLKQQTGFEYFKGWADGYAALTYSFQEKEMIVNYIRNQQKHHKKVSFKDEYRQLLNEHGVIIDEKYFL
- a CDS encoding ABC transporter permease, which produces MNLKNRNRKFFFRYYRLVSLAVVITVAVITGSLVVGDSVRATLVRRVAERLGNTETIIFSRNSFIDKEILNTPLFKVPSARGILLTNGFVSRSGKLLPVFVWGVDDMSVPRGSARVNPALAGELLVNAPEDLVLRLPATGMVPSGSLFVTENYTTSLRLSCDRIVDVKEGGNISMKNEQVIPFNIFVNQDELAETLETEGKINLILDSRHISAGELENVWNYSHSGMAVNRKNGFTEITSDRVFLQEKVVETISRNNQNTNRLFSYLANSIGRQGISIPYSFVTAMDTYKGESLPKDGIILPDYSANRLHVKAGDTVEVSYFISEDLKTLSTNTLKFRVWKILPLADFQNDSTLSADFPGLSDVERCTDWDSDLPIDMDLITAEDEEYWEHYRSTPKAIIPYEAVAGDWGNAYGNATSIRIMDVYPDLSGLHPDMFGIQTVYPREAGLYAARNGVDFSSLFLALGFFIIVSSILLMMVPLSEMLYKRKQEIDLLKALGFTRKRITRMLWSESAPIVLVSSVAGIIAGLLYTALIMWLLGTVWKGATQTGGFSVYPGFVTLLAGFIIGIGLSLWILRTTIKRSLKDKPYYAGRIKLSLRTKKVWVILSGIMAILIMILNFFILRSVTLFVIVGIILLATAALWGDYLVCRNGLTRVGGFRSGKMVWATLFAGRKQAMLSFFALATGVFIVFSVGLNRKGFADSSQIRTGTGGYSLWCESSVPIYHNMTTQAGREKLSLTTLPPHTEILQCLRYGADDASCLNLNKVTTPT
- a CDS encoding MBL fold metallo-hydrolase, giving the protein MNLKFIFFLLLFSCNLSAQQNVITFDFGSYAVSLLSEGQRQGNTGILIGATDEMLKECVPDGKFPNATNVFLVETGEKTILFDAGYGRNLFDNLKKLKRSADDVDIVILTHMHGDHIGGLLRDGKKSFPKAMLYIPRPEHDYWMSDKAGNSANARKVIEMYKDKLQLFEPGTIEKPQELIKGIKSVAAYGHTPGHTGYLLESDGSKLLIWGDLTHAMAIQMSYPQVAVTYDVDPQMAVKYRQEILKYVSENKIPIAGMHIQYPAIGNVRKKASGGYEFNLICECEGR
- a CDS encoding four helix bundle protein; protein product: MGTAKSFEELNIWQISREFCNDIFRITNYDLFSKDFRLKDQIKSSSGSIMDNIAEGFERSGNKEFVQFLYIAKGSCGETRSQLYRALDFKYITEEEFKGLKEKTILISQAIGGFINYLKQSELKGSKYKS
- a CDS encoding (2Fe-2S)-binding protein is translated as MNITINNHTIEVLNGETLIETARRAGYDIPSLCYAKEAKHKSSCMVCAVKNTATGQVIPSCTTIPTEGMSIETESEEIRLVRTLSLELLLSDHRADCEAPCSMVCPQGLDIERMLAFYDNGRHQEARSLLEESFSLPEIACDNCKVPCEKTCRRGTVDKAVPIRTIIRELVGMETSNPASDTQKVVQKTDKSIFQSRLGRFTIREKERLKTTTVTPSGCLHCACAGRSDCKLRVYATDEKIKRSRYDLTSALPAMERMHIKGDMWFEQSKCIRCGICVYNSDNGFTFKDRGFGMQVILPEENRENISEELAGLCPTGAIYRTEFGFDIQNSRFKIPNLKS
- a CDS encoding ABC transporter ATP-binding protein; translation: MITLSEIKKSFRDGENRLNHVLRGINLEVEKGEFVAVKGASGSGKTTLLSILGTLLQPDEGSYLLDGKEMTGKGTDHSFIRNKQIGFVFQDHRLMPQYTVLENILLPVLAYAPQAGKEETEYAHRLMELTHISNLSNQYPDTLSGGEASRTAVCRALIMKPLLILADEPTGQLDAENARNIALLLSDINKSLGTTIIMVTHSDETSATAHRILMLNEGMLK